From a single Nocardioides panacis genomic region:
- a CDS encoding HNH endonuclease signature motif containing protein produces MSTTIRTEDQAHPIARFSGRLHQVLDGLAEAPAWSMTPDEQRTVVVGLARAEARLAELRLRVLAVADRNDVAADSAATSTGAWLAQVTRRTRGAAHAEVALAVALDTGFSVTRDALAAGRVDPAQATVIVRSIQALPESVSRLDRGRAEAHLVRAAGEFDAAALRVLGRRVLEVIDPDAADLAEGRRLEAEEAAAARATFLELSANPDGSHTGRFKIPALHAAMLTKMLHAFTHPRHHDQQQPNSRVRLSRPERLGEAFCRLLERVPADRLPVAGGMSATVVVLLDYDRLLSGLGTATLDTGQPLSAGAARQLACEAGIVPAVWRRALGSASVVLDLGRRTRLHTEAQRTALTIRDRGCTTVGCDRPAAWCHAHHDQPWSQDGPTNLVNGRLLCAFHHGKAHSPGYDTSHLPTGQIQVPPTDVRASAHG; encoded by the coding sequence ATGTCGACGACCATCCGGACCGAGGACCAGGCGCATCCGATCGCCCGGTTCTCCGGCCGGCTGCATCAGGTGCTGGACGGGCTGGCGGAGGCGCCGGCGTGGTCGATGACCCCGGACGAGCAGCGCACGGTGGTGGTGGGGCTGGCTCGGGCCGAGGCCCGGCTGGCCGAGCTGCGGCTGCGGGTGCTGGCCGTCGCGGACCGCAACGACGTCGCGGCGGACTCGGCGGCGACCTCGACCGGTGCCTGGCTGGCCCAGGTCACTCGGCGGACCCGGGGTGCCGCGCACGCCGAGGTGGCTCTCGCGGTGGCGTTGGATACCGGGTTCAGCGTGACCCGGGACGCGTTGGCGGCCGGGCGGGTGGATCCGGCGCAGGCGACGGTGATCGTCCGCTCGATCCAGGCGTTGCCGGAGTCGGTGTCGAGGCTGGACCGGGGGCGGGCCGAGGCGCACCTGGTGCGGGCGGCCGGCGAGTTCGACGCGGCGGCGCTGAGGGTGCTGGGGCGGCGGGTCTTGGAGGTGATCGACCCCGACGCCGCGGACCTCGCCGAAGGTCGTCGGCTCGAGGCCGAGGAGGCCGCGGCCGCCCGGGCCACGTTCCTGGAGCTGTCGGCGAACCCGGACGGCAGCCACACCGGCCGGTTCAAGATCCCCGCGCTGCACGCGGCGATGCTGACCAAGATGCTGCACGCCTTCACCCACCCCCGACACCACGACCAGCAGCAGCCAAACAGCCGGGTGAGACTGTCGCGGCCCGAACGGCTGGGGGAGGCGTTCTGCCGGCTCCTGGAGCGGGTGCCCGCCGACCGGCTGCCGGTGGCCGGCGGGATGTCGGCGACCGTGGTGGTGCTGCTGGACTACGACCGGCTGCTGTCCGGGCTCGGCACCGCCACCTTGGACACCGGGCAGCCCCTGTCGGCCGGCGCAGCCCGGCAGCTGGCCTGCGAGGCCGGGATCGTGCCCGCGGTCTGGCGGCGCGCCCTGGGCTCGGCGTCGGTGGTGCTCGATCTGGGGCGGCGGACCCGGCTGCACACCGAGGCCCAGCGCACCGCGCTGACCATCCGGGACCGGGGCTGCACCACGGTGGGCTGCGACCGGCCGGCCGCCTGGTGCCACGCCCACCACGACCAGCCCTGGTCCCAGGACGGACCCACCAACCTCGTCAACGGTCGGCTGCTGTGCGCGTTCCACCACGGCAAGGCCCACTCACCCGGCTACGACACCAGCCACCTGCCCACCGGACAGATCCAAGTTCCACCGACGGACGTGAGAGCATCCGCGCATGGGTGA
- a CDS encoding YchJ family protein, giving the protein MTSPIGMTEDCPCGTGQAYSACCGPLHDGQAAATAEQLMRSRYSAYALGRTDYVFRTWHPRTRPDEVENDTTLTWERLEVLRSQGGGADDLVGVVEFRARYRTSVGAGAMHETSRFERRAGRWVYVDGDVEPTS; this is encoded by the coding sequence ATGACCTCGCCGATCGGGATGACGGAGGACTGCCCCTGCGGCACCGGGCAGGCGTACTCCGCCTGCTGCGGTCCTCTCCACGACGGGCAGGCTGCCGCGACGGCCGAGCAGCTGATGCGTTCGCGGTACTCCGCTTACGCCCTCGGCCGCACCGACTACGTCTTCCGCACCTGGCACCCGCGCACCCGGCCCGACGAGGTCGAGAACGACACCACCCTGACCTGGGAGCGCCTCGAGGTGCTCAGGTCGCAGGGCGGCGGAGCCGACGACCTCGTGGGCGTGGTCGAGTTCCGAGCCCGCTACCGCACGTCGGTGGGCGCTGGGGCCATGCACGAGACCAGCCGGTTCGAGCGCAGGGCCGGCCGCTGGGTCTACGTCGACGGGGACGTCGAGCCCACGAGCTGA
- a CDS encoding DUF4097 family beta strand repeat-containing protein produces MQRTFTTPEPVSLYVELGSGELVITAGDTTETVVDVEGKNAEDVVVDQRGDEILVVAKSRSTGFFGSSHDVTVRVSMPTDSRLSTKLGSADVRAEGRLGETMLKTGSGDVRLEETGEAAFVETGSGDVQLDRATGPLRVKSGSGDVTLTRAADAVNISTGSGDILIDHAAGPVLVKSGSGDMRVREAQEDVNLSTASGDLVIDRARRGQLQAKNASGDIRVGIPAGVPVWTDVSSVTGSVRSNLQGAGQPEGDQDYIELRAKTVSGDVYLEQL; encoded by the coding sequence ATGCAGAGGACCTTCACCACCCCGGAGCCCGTCTCCCTGTACGTCGAGCTGGGCAGCGGCGAGCTCGTCATCACCGCCGGCGACACCACCGAGACGGTCGTCGACGTCGAGGGCAAGAACGCCGAGGACGTGGTCGTCGACCAGCGCGGCGACGAGATCCTGGTGGTCGCCAAGTCGCGCAGCACCGGCTTCTTCGGCTCCTCCCACGACGTCACCGTGCGCGTCTCGATGCCCACCGACAGCCGGCTGAGCACCAAGCTCGGGTCGGCCGACGTCCGGGCGGAGGGCCGGCTCGGCGAGACGATGCTGAAGACCGGTTCGGGCGACGTACGGCTCGAGGAGACCGGTGAGGCCGCCTTCGTCGAGACCGGTTCCGGCGACGTACAGCTGGACCGGGCGACCGGCCCGCTGCGCGTGAAGTCCGGCTCCGGCGACGTCACGCTGACCCGGGCCGCGGATGCCGTGAACATCTCCACCGGCTCGGGCGACATCCTCATCGACCACGCCGCCGGACCGGTCCTGGTGAAGTCGGGATCCGGCGACATGCGGGTCCGCGAGGCCCAGGAGGACGTCAACCTGAGCACTGCCTCCGGCGACCTGGTCATCGACCGGGCCCGCCGCGGCCAGCTCCAGGCCAAGAACGCCTCCGGCGACATCCGGGTCGGCATCCCCGCCGGCGTCCCGGTGTGGACCGACGTCAGCAGCGTCACCGGCAGCGTCCGCTCCAACCTCCAGGGCGCCGGCCAGCCCGAGGGCGACCAGGACTACATCGAGCTCCGCGCCAAGACGGTCAGCGGCGACGTGTACCTGGAGCAGCTGTGA
- a CDS encoding pilus assembly protein HicB, translating into MDITPYVESLRHDLAAAAEAGGPEAKAAAERLALALDPAVRLALMDALSQAAAEITADLPAGSVDVRLRGREPQFVVDVPTMPMQAPTPPTPPTPPLAPEDAEDDEDGALARITLRIPESVKYKAEELATKGGHSLNSWIVNVVRAATRERGAVNVDIDLSSIPFLDGQGFASGRGRGSKRMTGWV; encoded by the coding sequence ATGGACATCACCCCCTACGTCGAGAGCCTCCGGCACGACCTCGCGGCCGCCGCCGAGGCCGGTGGCCCGGAGGCCAAGGCCGCCGCCGAGCGGCTCGCGCTGGCCCTCGACCCGGCCGTCCGGCTCGCCCTGATGGACGCCCTGTCGCAGGCCGCCGCCGAGATCACCGCCGACCTCCCGGCCGGCTCCGTCGACGTCCGGCTCCGCGGCCGCGAGCCGCAGTTCGTGGTCGACGTACCCACGATGCCGATGCAGGCACCTACCCCGCCCACCCCGCCGACGCCGCCGCTGGCCCCCGAGGACGCGGAGGACGACGAGGACGGCGCGCTGGCCCGGATCACGCTGCGGATCCCGGAGTCGGTGAAGTACAAGGCCGAGGAGCTCGCCACCAAGGGCGGCCACTCGCTGAACAGCTGGATCGTCAACGTCGTCCGGGCAGCGACCCGCGAGCGCGGCGCCGTCAACGTCGACATCGACCTCTCCAGCATCCCCTTCCTCGACGGGCAGGGGTTCGCCTCCGGCCGCGGCCGGGGCTCGAAGCGCATGACCGGCTGGGTCTAG
- a CDS encoding heterodisulfide reductase-related iron-sulfur binding cluster, translated as MQIFAIVVSLAIAAVGIALFVKAIRSIIATVKIGQPAVGRTDDKAARWTNMLKETLGHTRMLQWTAMGVGHWFVFIGFGLLFFTLLTAFGQLFDPHFALPLVGHFFLYEWISELFTVGMLIAIVAFIGYRVTRPKERTRGTKGRFYGSTMWQAYFVESVILGVGLCIAVLRGAEYAISQYGGETANALHYPFSFWIGELFSGMSESALANVIYLVAMLKIVISFTWMIVISRNTTMGVAWHRFTAFFNIWFKRRSDGGTALGGLQPIMVNGAPIDFENIEDLDEDTPLGIGRIEDFAWKGILDFTSCTECGRCQSQCPAWNTEKPLSPKLFITNLRDHAYAKAPYLLADEADRDALPDHVKAAAERELVGATEGDPTLPSGGAVIDPEVLWNCTSCGACVQQCPVDIEHVDHIMDMRRYQVLVESNFPSELNGLFKGLENKGNPWNMSPNARMDWAKGLDFEVKQVGTDVEDLDEVDWLFWVGCAGAYEDRAKKTTRAVAELLDLAGVSFAVLGNGETCTGDPARRSGNEFVFQQLAMQNAEVFKEAKVKKVVSTCAHCFNTLKNEYAEFGVELEVVHHTQLLNRLVREGRLTPVAAEPSVAKKSITYHDPCYLGRHNQVYSPPRELLAVIPNAELAEMPRNSERSFCCGAGGARMWMEEKTGERINLNRTTEAVGTGADQIAVGCPFCRVMLSDGLTSLQADGKAREEVEVLDVAQMLLASVKRPAAAAPDGADGGTAAASAGTTTALLDRPGPGTGDSSAADPVATKAEPEEGDVTQTQDTVSDYQDVGADAGATAEPDPEVEAAQPDPQPEPEPEAQVESHPEVEPEPGPAAPEVAGGEEDPAERAATEDQPGADSEPATNDPATDRPAKKQVEEQDRLF; from the coding sequence ATGCAGATCTTCGCCATCGTGGTGTCCCTGGCCATCGCGGCCGTCGGCATCGCACTGTTCGTCAAGGCGATCCGCTCGATCATCGCCACGGTCAAGATCGGGCAGCCCGCCGTCGGCCGCACCGACGACAAGGCCGCCCGCTGGACGAACATGCTCAAGGAGACCCTGGGGCACACCCGGATGCTCCAGTGGACCGCGATGGGGGTCGGCCACTGGTTCGTCTTCATCGGCTTCGGGCTGCTGTTCTTCACGCTGCTCACCGCGTTCGGCCAGCTGTTCGACCCGCACTTCGCGCTGCCGCTGGTCGGGCACTTCTTCCTCTACGAGTGGATCTCCGAGCTCTTCACCGTCGGCATGCTGATCGCGATCGTCGCCTTCATCGGCTACCGCGTGACCCGGCCGAAGGAGCGCACCCGCGGCACCAAGGGCCGGTTCTACGGCTCGACGATGTGGCAGGCGTACTTCGTCGAGTCGGTCATCCTCGGCGTCGGCCTGTGCATCGCGGTGCTGCGCGGCGCGGAGTACGCGATCTCGCAGTACGGAGGCGAGACCGCCAACGCGCTGCACTACCCGTTCTCGTTCTGGATCGGCGAGCTGTTCAGCGGGATGTCGGAGTCCGCGCTGGCCAACGTCATCTACCTGGTCGCGATGCTCAAGATCGTCATCTCCTTCACCTGGATGATCGTGATCTCGCGCAACACCACGATGGGCGTGGCCTGGCACCGGTTCACCGCGTTCTTCAACATCTGGTTCAAGCGCCGCTCCGACGGCGGTACGGCGCTCGGCGGCCTCCAGCCGATCATGGTCAACGGCGCACCGATCGACTTCGAGAACATCGAGGACCTCGACGAGGACACCCCGCTCGGCATCGGCCGGATCGAGGACTTCGCCTGGAAGGGCATCCTCGACTTCACCTCGTGCACCGAGTGCGGCCGCTGCCAGAGCCAGTGCCCGGCCTGGAACACCGAGAAGCCGCTGTCCCCCAAGCTGTTCATCACCAACCTGCGCGACCACGCCTACGCCAAGGCGCCGTACCTGCTGGCCGACGAGGCCGACCGGGACGCGCTCCCCGACCACGTCAAGGCGGCCGCCGAGCGCGAGCTGGTCGGCGCCACCGAGGGCGACCCGACGCTGCCGTCCGGCGGTGCGGTGATCGACCCCGAGGTGCTGTGGAACTGCACGTCGTGCGGCGCCTGCGTCCAGCAGTGCCCCGTCGACATCGAGCACGTCGACCACATCATGGACATGCGCCGCTACCAGGTGCTCGTCGAGTCGAACTTCCCCTCCGAGCTCAACGGCCTCTTCAAGGGCCTGGAGAACAAGGGCAACCCCTGGAACATGTCGCCGAACGCGCGGATGGACTGGGCGAAGGGGCTGGACTTCGAGGTCAAGCAGGTCGGCACGGACGTCGAGGACCTCGACGAGGTCGACTGGCTGTTCTGGGTCGGCTGCGCCGGCGCCTACGAGGACCGCGCCAAGAAGACCACCCGCGCCGTCGCCGAGCTGCTCGACCTGGCCGGCGTGTCGTTCGCGGTGCTCGGCAACGGCGAGACCTGCACCGGCGACCCGGCGCGCCGCTCCGGCAACGAGTTCGTCTTCCAGCAGCTCGCGATGCAGAACGCGGAGGTGTTCAAGGAGGCCAAGGTCAAGAAGGTCGTCTCCACCTGCGCGCACTGCTTCAACACCCTGAAGAACGAGTACGCCGAGTTCGGTGTCGAGCTCGAGGTCGTGCACCACACGCAGCTGCTCAACCGGCTGGTGCGTGAGGGGAGGCTGACCCCGGTCGCCGCGGAACCGAGCGTCGCGAAGAAGTCGATCACCTACCACGACCCGTGCTACCTGGGCCGGCACAACCAGGTGTACTCCCCGCCCCGCGAGCTGCTCGCGGTGATCCCCAACGCCGAGCTGGCCGAGATGCCCCGCAACAGCGAGCGGTCCTTCTGCTGCGGCGCCGGCGGCGCCCGGATGTGGATGGAGGAGAAGACCGGCGAGCGGATCAACCTGAACCGCACCACCGAGGCGGTCGGCACCGGCGCGGACCAGATCGCGGTCGGCTGCCCGTTCTGCCGGGTGATGCTGTCCGACGGGCTCACCTCGCTGCAGGCCGACGGCAAGGCCCGCGAGGAGGTTGAGGTCCTCGACGTCGCGCAGATGCTGCTCGCCTCGGTCAAGCGCCCCGCGGCGGCTGCCCCGGACGGCGCCGACGGCGGTACGGCGGCCGCGTCGGCCGGCACCACCACCGCCCTGCTGGACCGTCCCGGACCGGGTACCGGCGACTCGTCCGCGGCCGACCCGGTCGCGACGAAGGCCGAGCCCGAGGAGGGCGACGTGACCCAGACCCAGGACACCGTCAGCGACTACCAGGACGTCGGTGCCGACGCCGGGGCGACGGCCGAGCCGGACCCGGAGGTCGAGGCCGCCCAGCCCGACCCGCAGCCCGAGCCGGAGCCCGAGGCCCAGGTCGAGTCGCACCCCGAGGTGGAGCCCGAGCCGGGCCCGGCGGCCCCCGAGGTCGCCGGCGGCGAGGAGGACCCCGCGGAGCGGGCGGCCACCGAGGATCAGCCCGGCGCCGACTCCGAGCCCGCCACGAACGACCCGGCCACCGACCGGCCGGCGAAGAAGCAGGTGGAGGAGCAGGACCGCCTCTTCTGA
- the ppk2 gene encoding polyphosphate kinase 2 has product MKDHHTVPEGADDVGGSPKDRNPAHYNSAGKLRSAVYEAEMARLQEQLVLLQHWIQSRGLRVLVVFEGRGSAGKGGVIKTITERTSPRIVRVVALPKPTERQRTQWYFQRYVEHLPSVGEMVLFDRSWYNRSNVEWVMDYCTEAEHEEFLRSCPEFERMLVRSGIVVLKYWFSVSFAEQRRRFEARNQEPLKRWKLSEMDLAEHELYVRYSMAKDTTFQYTDIKQAPWFVVPSDDKKAARINCLTHLLSRFDYEDVTPAPVRLPDMRKIAYMRPPMVEQTFVPQLY; this is encoded by the coding sequence ATGAAGGACCACCACACCGTTCCCGAGGGGGCGGACGACGTCGGCGGCTCCCCCAAGGACCGCAACCCGGCCCACTACAACTCGGCGGGCAAGCTCCGCAGCGCCGTCTACGAGGCCGAGATGGCCCGGCTCCAGGAGCAGCTGGTGCTGCTGCAGCACTGGATCCAGTCCCGGGGCCTACGGGTGCTGGTGGTCTTCGAGGGCCGCGGCTCGGCCGGCAAGGGCGGGGTGATCAAGACCATCACCGAGCGCACCAGCCCGCGGATCGTCCGGGTCGTCGCGCTGCCCAAGCCGACCGAGCGGCAGCGCACCCAGTGGTACTTCCAGCGGTACGTAGAGCACCTCCCGTCGGTCGGGGAGATGGTGCTGTTCGACCGCTCCTGGTACAACCGCTCGAACGTCGAGTGGGTGATGGACTACTGCACCGAGGCCGAGCACGAGGAGTTCCTGCGCAGCTGCCCCGAGTTCGAGCGGATGCTGGTGCGCTCCGGCATCGTGGTGCTGAAGTACTGGTTCTCGGTCAGCTTCGCCGAGCAGCGCCGCCGGTTCGAGGCCCGCAACCAGGAGCCCCTGAAGCGCTGGAAGCTCTCCGAGATGGACCTGGCCGAGCACGAGCTCTACGTGCGGTACTCGATGGCCAAGGACACCACCTTCCAGTACACCGACATCAAGCAGGCCCCCTGGTTCGTCGTACCGTCCGACGACAAGAAGGCGGCCCGGATCAACTGCCTCACCCACCTGCTCTCGCGCTTCGACTACGAGGACGTCACCCCGGCACCGGTGCGGCTCCCGGACATGCGGAAGATCGCCTACATGCGGCCGCCGATGGTGGAGCAGACCTTCGTGCCGCAGCTGTACTGA
- a CDS encoding IclR family transcriptional regulator: MGQVPAATRALRVLRYLARQPDPVTLDRLAAEVGLPRSTAYHLVTAMIEEGFVVHLAEEHRYGLGVAAFEVGSGYARQEPLQRITRRHLAALVDAVGQSAHLAVLHGRDVLYVLEERAPGRPPLVTDVGVRLPAQLTASGRAVLAALPAPQVRALFPDRSAFVDRHGVGPTSLSALRTLLAETRQRGYAVEQGEVTPGFASVATAVLDHNQHPVAGVAVTYPVDAGVDVDRAVRHTQRCADTVTRRLGGRPAAR, from the coding sequence ATGGGACAGGTGCCGGCGGCGACCAGGGCGTTGCGGGTGCTGCGCTACCTCGCACGCCAACCCGACCCGGTGACCCTGGACCGGCTCGCGGCCGAGGTGGGCCTGCCGCGCTCGACGGCCTACCACCTGGTGACCGCGATGATCGAGGAGGGCTTCGTGGTGCACCTCGCCGAGGAGCACCGCTACGGGCTCGGGGTCGCGGCCTTCGAGGTGGGCAGCGGCTACGCGCGCCAGGAGCCGCTGCAGCGGATCACCCGCCGGCACCTGGCCGCGCTCGTCGACGCCGTGGGGCAGAGCGCGCACCTCGCGGTGCTGCACGGGCGCGACGTTCTCTACGTGCTGGAGGAGCGCGCCCCCGGGCGGCCGCCGCTGGTCACCGACGTCGGCGTGCGCCTCCCCGCCCAGCTCACCGCCAGCGGCCGGGCGGTGCTCGCCGCGCTGCCCGCGCCCCAGGTCCGCGCGCTGTTCCCGGACCGGTCGGCGTTCGTGGACCGGCACGGCGTCGGCCCGACGTCGCTGAGCGCGCTGCGCACCCTGCTCGCGGAGACCCGGCAGCGCGGCTACGCGGTCGAGCAGGGCGAGGTCACCCCGGGGTTCGCCTCGGTCGCCACCGCGGTCCTCGACCACAACCAGCACCCGGTGGCCGGGGTCGCGGTGACCTACCCCGTCGACGCCGGCGTGGACGTGGACCGCGCGGTGCGGCACACCCAGCGGTGCGCGGACACCGTCACCCGACGGCTGGGCGGCCGGCCCGCCGCCCGGTGA
- the hutH gene encoding histidine ammonia-lyase: MTTVTVGMGPVSFADVLAVARDGAAVELHPDAVTAIEQARLTVEKLAAAPTPSYGISTGFGALATRHIPTEMRAQLQKSLVRSHAAGSGPEVEREVTRALMLLRLSTLATGHTGVRPVVAQTMAAMLTHGITPVVHEYGSLGCSGDLAPLSHCALALMGEGEVSDEHGVRRPAAVALSEAGLAPVELEAKEGLALINGTDGMLGMLVMAIEDLRMLLKAADVTAAMSVEGQLATDRVFAADLQALRPHPGQAASAANLVRLLADSQIVASHRGPDCNRVQDAYSLRCSPQVHGAARDTVDHAALVASRELASAVDNPVVLDDGRVESNGNFHGAPVAYVLDFLAIVAADVASISERRTDRFLDRTRSHGLPPFLAHDPGVDSGHMIAQYTQAAIVSEMKRLANPASVDSIPSSAMQEDHVSMGWSAARKLRRSVDGLARVVAIEYLTAARALDLRGPLEPSPATAAAVALLRRNVQGPGPDRHLSPEIEHAFDDVRSGALVRAVEDTMGELA; this comes from the coding sequence ATGACAACCGTGACCGTGGGCATGGGCCCGGTTTCCTTCGCCGACGTGCTCGCCGTCGCCCGTGACGGGGCCGCCGTCGAGCTGCACCCGGACGCCGTGACCGCCATCGAGCAGGCCCGGCTGACCGTCGAGAAGCTGGCCGCCGCGCCCACCCCGTCGTACGGGATCTCGACGGGGTTCGGCGCGCTGGCCACCCGGCACATCCCGACCGAGATGCGCGCCCAGCTGCAGAAGTCGCTGGTCCGCTCGCACGCCGCCGGCAGCGGTCCCGAGGTCGAGCGCGAGGTGACCCGGGCGCTGATGCTGCTGCGGCTGTCCACGCTGGCGACCGGCCACACCGGCGTCCGCCCGGTCGTCGCGCAGACGATGGCCGCGATGCTCACCCACGGCATCACCCCGGTGGTGCACGAGTACGGCTCGCTCGGCTGCTCGGGCGACCTCGCCCCGCTCTCGCACTGCGCGCTCGCGCTGATGGGGGAGGGCGAGGTCAGCGACGAGCACGGCGTACGTCGACCCGCCGCCGTCGCGCTGTCCGAGGCCGGCCTGGCACCCGTCGAGCTCGAGGCCAAGGAGGGCCTGGCGCTGATCAACGGCACCGACGGGATGCTCGGCATGCTGGTGATGGCGATCGAGGACCTGCGGATGCTGCTCAAGGCCGCCGACGTCACCGCGGCGATGAGCGTCGAGGGGCAGCTCGCCACCGACCGGGTCTTCGCCGCCGACCTGCAGGCGCTGCGCCCGCACCCCGGCCAGGCCGCCTCGGCCGCGAACCTCGTCCGGCTGCTCGCCGACTCCCAGATCGTCGCCAGCCACCGCGGGCCGGACTGCAACCGGGTCCAGGACGCCTACTCGCTGCGCTGCTCGCCCCAGGTGCACGGCGCCGCCCGGGACACCGTCGACCACGCCGCGCTGGTCGCGTCCCGCGAGCTCGCCTCGGCGGTCGACAACCCGGTCGTGCTCGACGACGGCCGCGTCGAGTCCAACGGCAACTTCCACGGGGCCCCGGTCGCCTACGTGCTCGACTTCCTGGCGATCGTCGCGGCCGACGTGGCGTCGATCAGTGAGCGCCGCACCGACCGGTTCCTGGACCGGACCCGCAGCCACGGCCTGCCGCCGTTCCTGGCCCACGACCCCGGCGTCGACTCGGGCCACATGATCGCGCAGTACACCCAGGCCGCGATCGTCTCGGAGATGAAGCGGCTGGCCAACCCGGCCAGCGTGGACTCGATCCCGAGCAGCGCGATGCAGGAGGACCACGTCTCGATGGGCTGGTCGGCGGCCCGCAAGCTGCGCCGCTCGGTCGACGGGCTGGCCCGGGTGGTCGCCATCGAGTACCTCACCGCGGCCCGCGCGCTGGACCTCCGCGGCCCGCTGGAGCCGTCGCCGGCCACCGCCGCGGCGGTCGCGCTGCTGCGCCGCAACGTGCAGGGCCCCGGGCCGGACCGGCACCTCTCGCCGGAGATCGAGCACGCATTCGACGACGTACGCAGCGGCGCCCTGGTGCGCGCTGTCGAGGACACGATGGGAGAGCTGGCATGA
- the hutU gene encoding urocanate hydratase, producing the protein MTSGPREVRAPRGPELTAKSWQTEAPLRMLMNNLDPENAERPDDLVVYGGTGKAARSWEAYDAIVRALTTLENDETLLVQSGKPVGVMRTHEWAPRVLIANSNLVGDWANWEEFRRLEHLGLTMYGQMTAGSWIYIGTQGILQGTFETFAAVADKRFGGTLAGTITLTAGLGGMGGAQPLAVTMNDGVVICVECDQSRIERRIEHRYLDVQATSVAHALELAVEARDARRPLSIGVLGNAAEIVPALLEQDAPIDVVTDQTSAHDPLYYLPVGTAFEDWDTERTEDPAGFTKRAQDSMAVHVRAMVGFQDKGAEVFDYGNSIRDEARKGGYDRAFDFPGFVPAYIRPLFCEGKGPFRWAALSGDPADIAATDKAILELFPDNERLHKWITMAGERVAFQGLPARICWLGYGERHLAGLKFNEMVASGELKGPIAIGRDHLDSGSVASPYRETESMLDGSDAIADWPLLNALVNTASGATWVSIHHGGGVGMGRSIHAGQVTVADGTELAAQKIERVLTNDPGMGVIRHVDAGYPEARKAAEERGVRIPMLEG; encoded by the coding sequence ATGACCTCTGGACCCCGTGAGGTGCGCGCGCCGCGCGGCCCCGAGCTGACCGCGAAGAGCTGGCAGACCGAGGCCCCGCTGCGGATGCTGATGAACAACCTCGACCCCGAGAACGCCGAGCGCCCCGACGACCTGGTCGTCTACGGCGGCACGGGCAAGGCGGCGCGGTCCTGGGAGGCGTACGACGCCATCGTGCGCGCCCTGACCACGCTGGAGAACGACGAGACGCTGCTGGTCCAGAGCGGCAAGCCGGTCGGCGTGATGCGCACCCACGAGTGGGCGCCGCGCGTGCTGATCGCCAACTCCAACCTGGTCGGCGACTGGGCCAACTGGGAGGAGTTCCGCCGGCTCGAGCACCTCGGGCTGACGATGTACGGCCAGATGACCGCCGGCTCGTGGATCTACATCGGCACCCAGGGCATCCTGCAGGGCACCTTCGAGACGTTCGCGGCGGTCGCCGACAAGCGGTTCGGCGGCACGCTGGCCGGCACCATCACGCTGACCGCCGGGCTGGGCGGCATGGGCGGCGCGCAGCCGCTGGCCGTGACCATGAACGACGGGGTGGTGATCTGCGTCGAGTGCGACCAGTCGCGCATCGAGCGCCGCATCGAGCACCGCTACCTCGACGTGCAGGCGACGTCGGTGGCGCACGCGCTCGAGCTGGCCGTCGAGGCCCGCGACGCCCGCCGGCCGCTGTCGATCGGCGTGCTCGGCAACGCCGCCGAGATCGTCCCGGCGCTGCTGGAGCAGGACGCCCCGATCGACGTGGTCACCGACCAGACCTCCGCGCACGATCCGCTCTACTACCTGCCGGTGGGCACCGCGTTCGAGGACTGGGACACCGAGCGGACGGAGGACCCGGCCGGGTTCACCAAGCGCGCGCAGGACTCGATGGCCGTGCACGTGCGGGCGATGGTGGGCTTCCAGGACAAGGGCGCCGAGGTCTTCGACTACGGCAACTCGATCCGCGACGAGGCCCGCAAGGGCGGCTACGACCGGGCGTTCGACTTCCCGGGGTTCGTGCCGGCCTACATCCGGCCGCTGTTCTGCGAGGGCAAGGGTCCGTTCCGCTGGGCGGCGCTCTCCGGCGACCCGGCCGACATCGCCGCCACCGACAAGGCGATCCTCGAGCTGTTCCCGGACAACGAGCGGCTGCACAAGTGGATCACCATGGCCGGCGAGCGGGTCGCGTTCCAGGGCCTGCCGGCCCGGATCTGCTGGCTCGGCTACGGCGAGCGGCACCTCGCCGGGCTCAAGTTCAACGAGATGGTCGCCAGCGGCGAGCTCAAGGGCCCGATCGCGATCGGCCGCGACCACCTGGACAGCGGCTCGGTGGCGTCGCCCTACCGGGAGACCGAGTCGATGCTCGACGGGTCCGACGCGATCGCCGACTGGCCGCTGCTCAACGCGCTGGTGAACACCGCCTCGGGCGCGACCTGGGTGTCGATCCACCACGGCGGCGGCGTCGGCATGGGCCGATCGATCCACGCCGGCCAGGTCACCGTCGCCGACGGCACCGAGCTCGCCGCCCAGAAGATCGAGCGGGTGCTGACCAACGACCCGGGCATGGGCGTGATCCGGCACGTGGACGCCGGCTACCCCGAGGCCCGGA